The Xiphophorus maculatus strain JP 163 A chromosome 5, X_maculatus-5.0-male, whole genome shotgun sequence nucleotide sequence aatgttattacttaTTAGCCGCTAAAACAGGGCAAACAGAATAACCTTTGACTTAAGAATTTAAATGGAAGAATTAATTACTATCCAGGATTTCAAAAGTCTTGAAAATCCTGTAGAGTTTAACAGGCCAGGTCAGTTCAGTGTCGCCTTCACAGAGATGTttgaattcaaacaaaaatgattgatcccaaagaaaaattaaatggtGTTGTAAATCATAGAAAAGGGCCAAGAAGTCACCCCTGAGGTACTCCACCTCTAAGCCAAGCCACTGAGATTATACAGCAGCTAAGTAACAGCAAGTCTGTTAATTTAAATGGATGACCTCAACAAAAACTTCAATGATTGTAGACATTGAAGAGAGTGCAATGATCAGTACTATCTGAGCTGATTAAGCTGCAGTGGACgtgtatttgcatattttacacattttattttgtatgtttgttcTACAGTTTTTGTCTCTGGTAAGAAAATGTTTGCTCAATTTAAATCAAGAGTTTGTGTCGATGTAAATGATCGATACCAAGAACGTTTGCTTCGGCTTTCCTTGTCCTTGTGGCTACCAGAACCTGGTAGCTGGCTAGTTCCGTTTTCTGATTGCTTCCTGTTTGGCCATCAGCGTGTCGAGGAAGAGTTCTTGATAAAGAACAGCAGTGCCTGCAAAGACTACCTGATCGAGGCCATGAAGTACCACCTGTTGCCAGCCGACCAGCGAGCTCTGATGAAGACCGCTCGAACCCGGATGAGAACGCCGGTCTCCTGCCCTAAGGTACAGATGGTCACCTCTCAGAGCCTTCCCTTCAGAAGAGCTGGGATGTTCCAAGTGTTGTTCAAACACTCTTTTAAGTGCAGTGTGGCTTCTCTTGCATGTAGGTGATGGTGGTGGTTGGAGGTCAGGCGCCGAAGGCCATCCGAAGTGTTGAGTGTTTCGACTTTGAGGAGCAGCGATGGTACCAAGTGGCTGAACTTCCTACTAGAAGATGCAGAGCAGGTAGGAAAACCTGAACTGCTAAAACTGCCTTGTGATAGTATTCTCGCCCCATgaactttttccatgttttccacATTACCgccataaaactgaaaatgtttagctCAGATTTTATTTCGGAGAGCAACTCAAAGTAGTGCTTAATTATagcaaagtggaagaaaaactatGGAGTGCTTGTAATAGTTTCTCCCTCGAGAGCTGTGGACCTTGATTTGGTTATTGAACTGGGCCAAATGTGAAATCCCTTATAGGGGAGAGAATATGTTTGCATTGCTCTGAATAAAGTGCTATGTACTCTGAAGGTGGTGGAAAGCTGTGTCACCAGAGTACGTATAGACCAGCCTAAGGCTTCCTCTAAGATTTATAGAAACCTCCAAGCGAACACCAGTAAACAACTACTTGGTGTTGGGTCTCCAGGTGTGGTGTACACGGGGGGTTCTGTGTATGCCGTTGGTGGTTTCAACGGCTCTTTGAGAGTGCGGACGGTGGACTGCTACGAACCGGTGATGGACCGCTGGACAAGCGTGAGCAGCATGCAGGACCGCAGGTCGACGCTTGGCGCCGCTGTGCTCAACGGACTCCTGTATGCCGTAGGGGGCTTCGACGGCAGCAGAGGTACCGCTTCCTCCTTCTCTGGTTGAAACCTGATGAGAAGCGATGGTTGGCGGACGGTTTTTCCTCTTACTGGTTCATTCTCTGTGACTGCAGGTCTTTCCACAGTTGAGGCCTACAACGCCAAGACTGACGAGTGGTTCCACGTGTTGCCCATGAGCACCCGGCGCAGCAGCGTAGGAGTCGGTGTTGTCAATGGTGATTGCAgctctgtttttaatttgaaggtTGACAAATAGGCAGTACAAAAAGcgcaataaacaacaaataacaaatGTTTAGCCTACCGAGGTCTTAAGAGTTCACTGAACCCTGCGAGCTTTTTACCGCTGTCCGGGGTGACACCTGCCACGTTACTCCTTAGCGCCGCACTAAGACcgcagtattttaattttacaaatatacCACTTTAAATACCATTAGTTGTTCAATTTGAAATGATTTCCGATGCTTCCAGGGATCCTGTATGCTGTGGGAGGTTATGACGGAGCCACCAGGCAGTGCTTGAGTACAGTGGAAGCTTACAATCCTAAAAGCAACGCGTGGAGCTACATAGCAGAGATGGGCACGAGACGCAGTGgagcaggtgtgtgtttgtgtcatcAAATGTGAGTTTAGGTTTTATTAAAGGGTTAGTATTATGTGCTACAAAATTAACGTTTTTGGTTTTTTCTACACCAAACTCTCTTTGGTGTAGAAGTTCTTACTGAGGGAAGAAGACTGATAGTTTGGTGGTTTATCTATCTCTGACATGTCTAAAATATAAGAAACTACTAGAAAAACGCTTCAAAAAAAGGCACACTGCTAATGATGACGGCTCTAATCCTGCTTATTGGTAAAATGAGATACTCAACAGTTGTGTTACTGCAACACAATTGGCCAGATAATCTGCATCTGATCCTGTCTGGTGGTTTTCCCAGGTGTGGGTGTGTTAAAAGGTTTGCTGTACGCTGTGGGGGGGCATGACGGTCCGTTGGTGAGGAAGAGCTGTGAAGTTTACGATCCAGCCACCAACAGCTGGCGGCAGGTAGCCGACATGAACATGTGTCGACGGAACGCAGGTGAGTCAGGAGGAGTCCCACCTGGACGCATCAGATGCTGGTTTTTCCACTGGCGGATGTTCGTCTTCATGTGTCTGTGCTTTCAGGAGTGTGTGCCGTAAACAACCTGCTGTACGTGGTGGGAGGCGACGACGGCAGCTGCAACTTGGCCTCTGTGGAGTTCTACAACCCAACCACTGACAAGTGGACGCTATTGCCAACCTGCATGAGCACAGGCCGCAGTTATGCAGGTCAGTGAGCACGTCGAGCCCCACACACAATGTGACTTTTCCCAAGTTTTTTTAAAgcccttttttttcccaaataaaattatttgaaatgtgaATTACTGGGTTCATACtttgaaaaccacattttgctgcaaCTAAAGCTGCAGATATTTTAGAATATGTCACCTTGCACATGTTTGCTGTGCTTTTGACTGAAACAAATTTTACTTTCTTCTACAAGAGCGTTCGGCATGTCCACTATGTACTTcaagttttatcacaaaattTTGTAGAACTATTattataatgataaaaatgacaatgagaactaattatttttatacttttttttttttaggtatgcctgtgactgcatggcacaATAATCATAACACCTTTAGTAAACctgtcacataaagacagtaaCTGCATATTACTCATATTTATTGATAGTTATTGATATGCCTTTAATGAAGAAACAGtgtagaaaaaaagcaaaactaacaaTTTCAACAATCTGGACAGTTTTAGGGGGTTTTAAACTTCATCAATTGGAATTTATCGCGACAAGGATAAATCAAAATCGTTTTGTGataaatttatcacaataaatgataaacgacaCAACAAATGCCCAACACTACGTCTTCCATCCTCTGCTCAAAAGAGTGGTGACAAGGGCAGGGAAATTAATATTCCTTAAAGGGGAATATTAATTCCCCTTTGTGTAGAATACTGCCCCTTGTcggagctttacatcatgttatgttattccctcataaagtgctgctttgattctctcatgcatgtttgagaagtcGTTTAATCTCCCATGACAACCAGTCAcctgcaaaacacctgggtggacctaacGCCTCCTCTGAGGCACAGTTTCCAACCTTCTGAGACTCCTCctctccttcagactagccagtggcaattagcaaacacctagtagaactgcacatctgctcaGTTctttataggagctacttctcattGCAACGCTGGTAAATCGTTGTTAAATGTTTAGTAGAGGAGTGGTGTTGTGGTGACTTCCcaaaggcagagtttcagaaagagcaggggcttcttaaagaggcagagaggcaaggtgttaaattaagtaaaatttctttttagtcatatttgatatgtacgTTATTAGAACAAATGAAAGTAATATAagtacttgattgtgctataaaattgcaGTAGGTGCCTGGGAACCCCTTAAATGTTGTTGCTTGTCTGATAaatcctaaatatttagcaGTGTTGGCTCTTGTTTTGAAAGGTTCCCATGTTATGTACAGCTTTCTGAACATCTACAAGGCTTTGTGCATTTCGTTTGATATGACCAATGTGTGAGACATGGCAGCAGTAATGCAGCTCTGCTTCCTCCCTGTTGCAGGTGTGACGGTGATCGACAAGCCCTTATGACTGCTCCTGACTCCTGCCTCTGATTAAAAAGCGGAACGCGTTCTGCTGAACACCGATCTTGGATCTGCCTTCGACGCCAATGCGGAGATGGGCAGCATTAGCACAGCCACCGACGAAGATGTTGATGCTGGGAATGATGAAGGTTCTTGCACTTACATTGGGAGGCGCCGCAGCGGACGAGGGGCGTCGAACCTGCGTTTATTTTGGCTCCCGGCGGGACCGCGGCAGCGGAGGATACAGTCGGGTTGGAAGCACCACGTGGATCACTGCAGTGCCATCGAAACGCTACTGATATGAAGCTGCTATGACTGCAAAGTTACTTTAACACTAGTTAATTTTAACACAAACCAGatgagagagcgagagagagagagagagagagagagagagagaccacCCGTCAGATCTGTGGCAGAGCGGAGGAGCGGAGGagcatttctgcttttattcctCCGGGGAGGAAGCTGGTGTACTTGCGTATTAAGGTGCTCCATTGCTCGCACATGtaagcatgtttttgtttgcatcagAGAGTTGGCGTGGTGAGGCCTTTTTTTCGACGCTGCATGAACACACTTTGTCTGACTTCTTAGCTATTCCAGTGTTGCAGAGAGGCCCCGACGAGTGCCTGAATGTCAGAgtcctccatgtttgttttgtagctTCGGTACCGGAACCAGGACAGCCGCTATTCTGAGATAAACAAATCATGACTTTAGGACGGTGCATTAGCTAGTGTTGAGGCAGAATAACAGAATGTTAAAAAGCACTTGAGAACATgattatgtatatttttttctgttgagaTAGGAGACTTTAATTTTGTCAGGAAGAGAGAGAGTGGAGTCTTGTTAACTAGCGGCCATATTTGCCGTGGTTGGAAACACTaatgaaagcagcagcagactgAACTCAATGCATGGACTCTGTCTCTAACCTGTTCGTCagtttccttctttcctttggTGTAATGACGTTTATAACTACTGCACACCCTGACGTAATATGAATGTGCCAATTTTAATGTCTcctcttttctgtctctttttacGGCTCCGTGTTTCTGACCTCTTCTCTCTTTCTGGAAAGTGACCAAACCTCCTCCTGAGTTTCTCTCTCTTCTGTCTTTCATTTCCTGCTATTGTCAGAGTCGCTCTGAAAAAGTGAAAGTGGTATCGCTGTTTCTCGTCGGTGTATTGATGAATGTCATGTAGGCTTAtaactctgaaaatgttttattacatgttttatattaTCATTAATAAATATGCTTCTTGTATTTAAAGCTGTGAAATGCtaataatctgtttttaaaactttgccaaatcagtaaaacatttaaattacacGTGTCATGTGTGATTCTTGTGAGTTTGCTTGTTGTGAATGTGCGTTGTTTCTCCGGGTGATCCGgttttaattacatttcctgtgcaaaagaaaaaaaaaaattaagaatttaatATTGGCATGTAATTTAGGGATACGTTAAAATTACTCTAATACACGACATCTATTTAACTCAAGCTTTAAttgttgtttaagtgttttaCTTTCATAAGTATGTACAGTTGTACTTAAAAACGTATGGTGGTAAACAATTCTTCTCTAGACTTGCATTGTATTTGTCCCACGTTTTATTCAGCTGAGCCTTTAGGTCTGTTATTTCTACAGAGACAGCTGAGGTTGGAGCACGTAGCAATATTTAACAGCAAACTAAAGCcaaacattatatatataaaaaaagaaaaactaaatgtgaCTAAAGTTCTGATGGCAGACACCCCCACCACCCCATCTCTACCCTCGTCCAGCCCGCTGGACTTATGAAAACAGATCCGGCCTCCTATTGGCTTTCACTGCAGAGCCCTCCAGTCTCACTATCATCGCTCCATTCCGCGAACCAATCAGCGAAGCCGCTCTGGTCATGACGTCACTCTCCTCTCGTGTCGGCCAATAGAATTTTCCAATATTACTGTACTTGACCAGGtagtcctcctcttcctcaggtaGACGGACTCGCTGCGGAAAGGTGAGGCTGTCAAGTTGTTCCGTTCTGCAGGGGAAACAgttgatttaaaagtttttataacATGTTTTTGTTAACTTAAAAAGGTTTATTATCTTGTTTCGGTGTTTACGTGAGATTTTAGCTAATATGCATATTGGGCTAACGGTGTGGCGTAACTTATTATCTCTCATAAGACTGAATATTTGATTGTTGCTTGAGTTTTGATCTATCCTTTTGTTGGTCTTtgtttaattcatatttttgaagGACTTTAAAcgctgtaaaaaaataacaatctaAATGTACGTATTCAGATTGTCTAATGTACGTATTGGCAGATATGTGGTTTGAAGTTTGGTAGACGCAGCAAATgaatcttgtttattttttgtaaaactcgACACTTTATTTACTGAACTTAAATTGGTAAGATAAGAAACCAATTTTATTTTGCGTCACGACCAAAAACGTGTGTCGCCTTAGTTTTGAACATTCTGCTTCCAAAACGCCGGAATCTTTATAGTCTATTAGACTAAAAACAAAGGTCAAAGGCACAAAGAGTGACTTTGGAAACATAccagaaatggtcaaaataactaCGTAACATAAGTTATTAgacaaataaatccaaactaATTTTGTATAACTAGAAGatgattaaacagaaaaaaacacatatttaggAAATACAAAACTTAGACACATTAATAAAAGACTTCAACCATAAATAGTAattgcataaataaatgtaaatgatcaattgtttttcattataaaatgaCACTGTAGCAAAACAGTACAATCTAAtttatgagaataaagaaaaaaaatttaaagaaaatattttatgtctgttatcttctgtaaatatttatctctCACTGACTTTCTGGAGGCCTGAAGAGTGAAAACACCTTAAACCAGCAGTTTAATTCAAAGTGTTATtgtaatttcatattttgttagtCAGTGCCTGAAATTTTGAGcggtttgtctgtgtgtgttttaaaatgtaattttggaCATTTCATAAGAGAAACAGAGTCCTGACAAATACCTTCTTATTCCTCTTTGCATCTTTGACTATCAGCAGCTCACTGATAGCAAACATAACTAACTGAGTCTCCTTCTCTCAGTAATGGCACCTGCAATGAAGAGTGTTGTTACAGGAAGCCTGCTTTA carries:
- the klhl2 gene encoding kelch-like protein 2, which codes for MVHSAGPSFQPLKNTGIMDSHPLCTRLCPHSLDKEDGVERQGPVTLNPRHMRKAFKVMNELRSQSLLCDVTIVAEDVEIAAHRVVLAAGSPYFHAMFTGEMTESRAKRVRIKEMGGWTLGLLVDYIYTAEIQVTEDNVQALLPAAGLLQLSEVKKACCEFLGSQLHPSNCLGIRAFADLHACSQLLSLANSYAEHNFTEVVGSEEFLNLGMEQVSSLIASDKLTIPSEEKVFEAVISWVNHDKDVRQEHLAHLMEHVRLPLLSREYLVQRVEEEFLIKNSSACKDYLIEAMKYHLLPADQRALMKTARTRMRTPVSCPKVMVVVGGQAPKAIRSVECFDFEEQRWYQVAELPTRRCRAGVVYTGGSVYAVGGFNGSLRVRTVDCYEPVMDRWTSVSSMQDRRSTLGAAVLNGLLYAVGGFDGSRGLSTVEAYNAKTDEWFHVLPMSTRRSSVGVGVVNGILYAVGGYDGATRQCLSTVEAYNPKSNAWSYIAEMGTRRSGAGVGVLKGLLYAVGGHDGPLVRKSCEVYDPATNSWRQVADMNMCRRNAGVCAVNNLLYVVGGDDGSCNLASVEFYNPTTDKWTLLPTCMSTGRSYAGVTVIDKPL